Proteins encoded in a region of the Bacillus horti genome:
- a CDS encoding AraC family transcriptional regulator produces the protein MDYRVNVQEAINYIEKDLEVHADLALIAQQAALSLPHLYRLFYSLTGHSIKDYIRKRRISIASEDLRNTAMPIIDIALKAGFETQASFSKAFKKWVGLSPDMYRASQQHFCFNRIQLVETVEESNSLIKDLNVKVLRLKPMLVLVYRHVQLCKDGLERNALQRAKLLVKDLLLNTDKLRFLGRNIELASSSHIGYEILIPVQGEGRWETKQLKLELLSGGLYAMAVSSAKKDQEVLSAWNTLVSEWLPKSSFIMKNPEYLEEYIVNKEKLIRMKLYLPIERKCKANMIKIQNVSPFCVAYSRVQGVDSSEQADQQLCEWLEHIDFDWRVEGQLYFSYALNPNDEGHWSEYGVSIKPELEFLRHTYIQRKIIGDGDYACMRTKALGSLKGVLELMQGWIKTNPEYRADDSRQWFAKYILSGQSAGEEEIEVICYLPVIVKGNN, from the coding sequence ATGGACTATAGAGTAAATGTGCAGGAAGCTATCAACTATATAGAGAAAGACTTAGAGGTTCATGCAGACTTAGCGTTGATAGCCCAACAGGCAGCTCTTTCATTACCACATCTGTATCGTCTTTTCTATTCTTTAACAGGACACTCCATTAAGGATTACATTCGCAAGAGAAGAATCAGTATAGCGTCTGAAGATTTAAGAAACACAGCTATGCCAATCATTGATATAGCCTTAAAAGCGGGATTTGAGACTCAAGCTTCTTTTTCAAAGGCATTTAAAAAATGGGTAGGATTATCTCCTGACATGTACCGGGCATCTCAGCAGCATTTTTGTTTTAATCGTATTCAGCTTGTGGAAACGGTAGAGGAATCAAATTCACTGATCAAAGATTTAAATGTGAAGGTACTTCGTCTAAAACCAATGCTCGTCCTTGTGTATAGGCATGTTCAACTATGTAAGGATGGCTTGGAGAGAAATGCTTTGCAGAGAGCGAAGCTTTTGGTCAAAGATTTACTCCTAAATACAGATAAATTACGATTTCTGGGTAGAAATATTGAGCTCGCCTCTTCCTCCCACATTGGCTATGAGATTCTTATTCCAGTTCAGGGAGAGGGAAGATGGGAAACTAAACAGCTTAAGCTTGAGCTTCTATCAGGTGGACTTTATGCCATGGCTGTGAGCTCAGCTAAAAAGGATCAGGAAGTTCTCTCAGCTTGGAATACACTGGTATCGGAATGGCTGCCAAAAAGTAGCTTTATTATGAAAAATCCAGAGTATCTAGAAGAGTATATTGTAAATAAGGAAAAATTAATCCGAATGAAGCTGTACCTTCCGATTGAACGTAAATGCAAAGCAAACATGATTAAAATTCAGAACGTATCTCCTTTTTGCGTAGCGTATAGCCGTGTGCAAGGAGTAGATTCATCAGAGCAGGCGGATCAACAGCTTTGTGAATGGCTGGAGCATATTGATTTTGATTGGAGAGTAGAGGGACAACTTTATTTTTCTTATGCTTTGAATCCAAATGATGAGGGACACTGGAGCGAGTATGGTGTGTCAATTAAACCTGAGCTGGAGTTTCTACGACATACATATATTCAAAGAAAAATAATTGGAGATGGAGATTACGCCTGTATGCGAACCAAAGCATTAGGATCATTAAAAGGAGTTCTAGAGCTCATGCAAGGTTGGATTAAGACTAATCCAGAGTATAGGGCTGATGATTCTAGGCAATGGTTTGCTAAGTATATCCTTTCAGGTCAAAGTGCAGGTGAGGAAGAGATAGAGGTAATTTGCTATCTCCCTGTTATAGTAAAAGGTAACAATTAA
- a CDS encoding tRNA (mnm(5)s(2)U34)-methyltransferase encodes MKLQGILPFTRDLLAQRVNKGDLVVDATMGNGLDTLFLAKLVGEAGQILAYDVQQEALDHTRERLMREKIATPVELMLKGHETVAEELQHAKKPLAAAMFNLGYRPGSDKSIVTVPQTTLQAIQSLCQYLKPNGLITLVIYSGHESGKQEKDQLLARLGTWDQKEFDVLQYQFINQQNSPPFLLVIQKK; translated from the coding sequence ATGAAGCTACAAGGAATTCTACCCTTTACAAGAGATCTTTTAGCACAGCGAGTAAATAAAGGAGATTTAGTTGTTGATGCTACAATGGGGAACGGACTTGATACTCTGTTTTTGGCTAAGCTAGTAGGAGAGGCTGGACAGATTCTAGCATATGATGTGCAGCAGGAAGCTCTTGATCATACGAGGGAGCGGTTAATGAGAGAGAAGATTGCAACACCTGTTGAGCTTATGTTAAAAGGTCATGAAACCGTAGCCGAAGAGCTACAACATGCGAAAAAGCCTCTAGCAGCAGCTATGTTCAATCTAGGCTACCGACCAGGAAGCGATAAATCAATTGTGACAGTACCTCAGACAACTCTCCAAGCTATTCAAAGCCTGTGCCAGTATCTCAAACCTAATGGACTTATTACACTGGTCATTTATTCTGGACATGAATCTGGGAAGCAAGAGAAGGATCAGCTTCTAGCACGCCTTGGTACATGGGATCAAAAGGAATTCGATGTCCTGCAATATCAATTTATTAATCAGCAGAATAGTCCTCCTTTTTTACTCGTTATTCAAAAGAAATAG
- a CDS encoding putative polysaccharide biosynthesis protein translates to MTAKNEPIHTVVRGTMILTLAVLASKILGFIYVVPLEHLIGLEGLTLLNHGYTPYTVLLSLTTLGIPLAVSKYVATHNQLGEYRKGKRLLKRSFYLLLGLGVVMYLLVFWGSPLFAKWLQSPESTWIIRASASALLVVPAMAVLRGYFQGWQSMGPTGVSQVIEQLVRVVFMVLMAYLFVQANYTIVNTVALASLGTLLGAIAALVTLLIYWYKRREGIHKKVLASPSIEDQPLLVEYRDLIRYALPISFVSLAIPLMAFIDLVMYKPILYDLGYSREVVVNWFGILSSTAQKLIMVPVSIATAFSLSILPSLAKQYVQGDKEYITKQTEQSMLLLCYILLPASVGIYVLAEPIYTTLYSDALGVTMLEAYTPTIIALGLYTLTASILQAIGKMKWSMSWLIVALLLKGLGMLLLLPYNAEVGAIHATTIAFTIGLLGNLWGILRTYTLSYKRVLTGLGAISLAALIMGLAVYAGNQFSDRFLPDHLFLKMLELIVLVLLGVAVYFGLTYRIPWVKTLQIGRRKKLKQ, encoded by the coding sequence ATGACGGCCAAAAATGAGCCTATACATACAGTTGTGAGAGGAACGATGATTCTTACTCTTGCCGTTCTTGCTTCAAAAATACTAGGGTTTATTTATGTAGTTCCTTTAGAGCATCTCATTGGTTTAGAGGGGTTAACTCTACTAAATCACGGGTATACGCCATACACCGTACTCTTAAGTTTAACTACATTAGGGATTCCCCTGGCCGTTTCTAAATATGTAGCCACTCATAACCAGTTAGGTGAATATAGAAAAGGTAAAAGGCTCTTAAAGAGATCCTTTTATTTGTTATTGGGGTTAGGTGTGGTCATGTATCTCTTAGTGTTTTGGGGCTCACCTTTATTTGCTAAGTGGCTACAATCTCCAGAGTCTACCTGGATCATACGGGCTTCAGCATCAGCCCTGCTTGTGGTACCTGCGATGGCCGTCTTAAGGGGTTATTTTCAGGGCTGGCAGTCAATGGGGCCAACTGGTGTATCTCAGGTCATTGAACAGCTTGTAAGAGTCGTATTTATGGTCTTAATGGCGTATCTCTTTGTTCAAGCTAATTATACGATCGTGAATACAGTGGCTTTGGCCTCTTTGGGGACGCTCTTAGGAGCCATTGCAGCATTAGTAACACTGTTAATCTATTGGTATAAAAGGAGAGAGGGCATCCATAAAAAGGTCCTAGCTTCACCTTCCATTGAAGATCAGCCATTGCTCGTAGAATATCGTGACTTGATTCGCTATGCTCTTCCTATTTCGTTTGTGTCCTTAGCCATTCCTTTGATGGCCTTTATTGATTTAGTCATGTACAAGCCGATTTTATACGACCTAGGATACTCTAGAGAAGTAGTTGTTAATTGGTTTGGAATCTTGAGTAGTACAGCTCAGAAGCTCATTATGGTTCCTGTATCCATTGCAACAGCATTTTCCTTATCTATCCTGCCTTCACTTGCAAAGCAATATGTGCAAGGGGATAAGGAGTATATTACGAAGCAAACAGAGCAAAGTATGCTGCTTCTATGCTACATTTTACTTCCAGCAAGTGTAGGGATTTATGTCTTAGCTGAGCCTATTTATACGACCCTCTACAGTGATGCACTAGGAGTGACTATGCTTGAGGCTTACACCCCTACGATCATTGCATTAGGGTTGTATACTTTAACAGCTTCTATTTTACAGGCTATAGGGAAGATGAAATGGAGTATGAGTTGGCTTATTGTTGCCCTCTTGCTTAAAGGGCTAGGGATGCTTCTTTTACTACCTTACAATGCTGAGGTTGGGGCAATTCATGCCACGACGATAGCCTTTACAATTGGATTACTAGGAAATTTATGGGGTATTCTGCGAACGTATACGCTATCATACAAAAGGGTGCTAACTGGTTTAGGAGCAATATCCCTAGCAGCCTTAATCATGGGACTAGCTGTATATGCAGGCAATCAATTTAGCGATCGATTTTTACCAGACCATTTATTTTTGAAAATGCTTGAACTAATCGTTCTTGTATTGCTAGGCGTGGCTGTGTATTTTGGTCTAACGTATCGAATTCCATGGGTTAAGACCCTGCAGATCGGCAGGCGTAAAAAGTTAAAGCAGTAA
- a CDS encoding AraC family transcriptional regulator — protein MNSLGVSISMLHPIMKVIGYKGFNVQQFCEYAQFNAELLKDVEARISEEELERITRKAAEYTGDDYFGLHQGQMLDIVDMGTLGLVMMHSEKVEDALKAYQRYNVILCSGFQLDYRIEGEDFVLRLYLKDSTKKVSRHCMEDMASSLFHVMIKMTSEHIQLHDIKFTHPAPDSLTPYLHVLGREPKFDQHENSLRFSKAVLEYPILYSDVRLQSIFEKIAEDAKQKIVQQPSFGEEVCQWLMDVLPHTLPTLQQTAEAFNMSVRSLQAKLKQEDTSYNQLSAQIRKELAMSFLQTNSYSIGEIAYLLHFSEPSAFQVAFKKWTGVTPGQFRGQTVLS, from the coding sequence TTGAATAGCTTAGGAGTTTCTATTTCGATGCTTCATCCGATAATGAAGGTGATCGGCTACAAGGGTTTTAATGTGCAGCAATTCTGTGAGTATGCCCAATTTAATGCAGAACTGCTAAAGGATGTGGAAGCACGGATATCTGAAGAGGAGCTAGAGAGAATAACAAGAAAAGCAGCGGAATATACAGGGGATGATTACTTTGGTCTACATCAAGGGCAGATGTTAGACATTGTAGATATGGGGACACTGGGGTTAGTCATGATGCATTCAGAGAAGGTTGAAGATGCGTTAAAAGCCTATCAGAGGTACAATGTGATCCTCTGTAGTGGTTTTCAGTTGGATTATAGAATAGAGGGAGAGGATTTCGTTCTTCGCTTATATCTTAAGGATTCAACCAAAAAAGTATCGCGACATTGTATGGAGGATATGGCAAGTTCTTTATTTCATGTCATGATTAAAATGACGAGCGAACACATCCAGCTCCATGACATCAAATTTACTCATCCAGCACCAGATAGTCTTACTCCTTATTTACATGTACTAGGGAGAGAACCTAAATTCGATCAACATGAAAACTCTCTACGCTTTAGTAAAGCAGTGTTAGAGTATCCTATCTTGTACTCAGACGTTAGATTGCAGAGCATTTTTGAAAAAATAGCTGAAGACGCTAAACAGAAAATTGTTCAACAGCCGTCCTTTGGAGAAGAGGTTTGTCAGTGGCTGATGGATGTTTTGCCCCATACTCTTCCTACCCTGCAACAGACGGCAGAGGCTTTTAATATGAGCGTGCGTTCCCTGCAAGCGAAGCTAAAACAGGAGGATACCTCATATAACCAATTATCTGCTCAGATTCGAAAAGAATTAGCTATGTCCTTTCTACAGACGAATTCCTATTCAATAGGGGAAATTGCTTATCTTCTGCATTTTTCAGAGCCAAGTGCCTTTCAGGTAGCGTTTAAGAAATGGACTGGAGTTACTCCAGGTCAATTTAGAGGACAGACCGTTTTATCGTAA
- a CDS encoding ferredoxin, whose translation MAKYTIVDKDTCIACGACGAAAPDIFDYDDEGLAENIIDENSGTVEIPDVLLDDLEDAKDGCPTDSIKVAEESFDGDALKFE comes from the coding sequence GTGGCTAAATACACGATTGTTGACAAAGACACTTGTATCGCATGTGGAGCATGTGGAGCAGCAGCTCCTGACATCTTTGATTATGATGATGAGGGCTTAGCTGAAAACATTATTGATGAAAACTCAGGAACTGTTGAAATTCCAGACGTATTACTTGATGATCTAGAGGATGCTAAAGATGGCTGTCCAACAGATTCAATCAAGGTTGCTGAAGAATCTTTTGACGGTGACGCACTTAAATTTGAGTAA
- a CDS encoding NAD(P)/FAD-dependent oxidoreductase has translation MKVYDVIVVGGGPSGLMAAASAGMLGANVLLLDKGNKLGRKLAISGGGRCNVTNRIPIEEMIKNIPGNGRFMYSPFATFNNEDIISFFEQLGIALKEEDRGRMFPVNNKAKSVVDALIRKVNEGNAEIKVNTSVKDVLYKEDRVEGVLLESGEQLLAKSVILAVGGKSVPHTGSTGDGYAWAEKAGHHVTELFPTEVPLISEEPFIQDRSLQGLALREVTLTVINHKGKKVITHDGDLLFTHFGLSGPIALRCSQFVYKVQKQGDVNDVLLTVDIFPSLAAADIEQELLELLKQQPHKMIKNILGQRIPERLLPILFEKAKLAEDRTFHELPKKAFQQFVQLLKAFPIRVHGTRSIEEAFVTGGGVSVKEIQPNTMASKKKQGLYFCGEILDIHGYTGGYNITCALSTGFVAGRHAGLEVTSPLNTN, from the coding sequence ATGAAAGTCTATGATGTAATTGTAGTCGGTGGTGGCCCTTCTGGATTAATGGCAGCTGCCTCAGCAGGAATGCTAGGTGCAAATGTTCTGTTATTAGATAAAGGAAACAAGCTAGGCCGCAAGCTAGCGATTTCTGGAGGTGGTCGTTGTAACGTCACGAACCGTATTCCCATAGAAGAAATGATTAAAAACATTCCTGGTAATGGACGTTTTATGTATAGTCCATTTGCTACTTTTAATAATGAAGATATTATTTCTTTTTTCGAACAGCTTGGTATTGCCCTAAAGGAAGAGGACCGCGGACGTATGTTTCCCGTTAATAATAAAGCGAAAAGCGTGGTAGATGCTCTTATTCGGAAAGTTAACGAAGGGAATGCTGAGATCAAAGTAAATACATCTGTTAAGGATGTTCTTTATAAAGAAGATCGTGTTGAAGGGGTACTTCTAGAATCAGGGGAGCAATTACTCGCTAAAAGTGTAATCCTAGCCGTTGGAGGGAAGTCTGTTCCTCACACAGGTTCAACGGGAGATGGGTATGCATGGGCTGAAAAAGCTGGTCATCACGTTACAGAGCTGTTTCCAACTGAGGTTCCTCTTATTTCTGAAGAGCCTTTTATTCAGGACCGGTCTCTTCAAGGGCTAGCTCTAAGAGAGGTTACACTAACTGTTATCAATCACAAAGGGAAAAAAGTCATCACTCATGATGGGGATTTACTATTCACACACTTTGGACTATCCGGACCCATTGCTCTGCGCTGTAGCCAATTCGTCTATAAGGTACAAAAGCAAGGAGACGTAAATGATGTTCTCTTAACCGTTGATATCTTCCCCTCTTTAGCTGCTGCTGACATTGAACAAGAGCTTCTAGAGTTATTAAAGCAACAGCCTCATAAGATGATCAAAAATATCTTAGGACAAAGGATTCCAGAAAGACTCCTGCCTATTCTCTTTGAGAAGGCAAAATTAGCAGAGGATCGTACTTTCCATGAGCTACCTAAGAAAGCATTCCAGCAATTTGTACAGCTCCTTAAAGCATTTCCGATTCGAGTCCATGGGACTCGCTCGATCGAGGAGGCTTTTGTTACCGGTGGTGGTGTAAGTGTTAAGGAAATTCAGCCAAACACGATGGCCTCCAAAAAGAAGCAAGGACTTTATTTCTGTGGTGAAATCCTAGATATACACGGATACACAGGGGGTTACAATATCACTTGTGCCCTTTCCACAGGATTTGTGGCTGGACGCCATGCCGGGTTAGAAGTCACTTCTCCATTAAATACAAATTAG
- a CDS encoding exonuclease domain-containing protein, which translates to MKINQVVQMMKQWSTKLPMFLTSVPDQMRAEHLSYVRQLKKELSKDYFQLPLQELKVVVFDFETSGFFPDQGDQILSIGAIKVEGTTLSAESFYSCVFTEELPSAEILDLTGLSPAELQAAPAIDDILPKFFSFCEQSMLVAHHAQHERAFLQQATQKLYQLPFQQRIVDTSLLMKLFQTWKTPPTLDFCCEAFGVPITHRHHAFEDAVATAKLWIAYLEEFKKRNFETLQDVYSEIAKK; encoded by the coding sequence ATGAAGATCAATCAGGTCGTACAAATGATGAAACAATGGTCAACTAAGTTACCTATGTTTCTTACCTCAGTCCCTGACCAAATGAGAGCAGAGCACTTATCCTATGTTAGACAGCTCAAAAAAGAACTGAGCAAGGATTACTTTCAGCTTCCCTTACAGGAATTAAAAGTAGTCGTCTTTGATTTTGAAACATCTGGTTTTTTTCCTGATCAGGGAGATCAGATTCTTTCTATAGGAGCCATCAAGGTGGAGGGAACTACATTATCAGCAGAGTCATTTTATAGCTGTGTGTTTACTGAGGAGTTGCCTTCAGCAGAAATTCTAGACTTGACAGGACTTTCTCCTGCGGAGCTTCAAGCTGCCCCTGCTATTGATGACATATTGCCAAAATTCTTCTCCTTTTGTGAGCAATCTATGCTGGTTGCCCATCATGCCCAACATGAAAGAGCATTTCTGCAGCAAGCTACACAGAAGCTTTACCAGCTTCCCTTTCAGCAGCGGATTGTAGATACATCTTTACTTATGAAGCTATTCCAAACGTGGAAAACCCCTCCGACTTTAGATTTTTGCTGTGAAGCCTTTGGAGTTCCTATCACCCACAGACATCATGCATTTGAGGATGCTGTAGCTACAGCAAAGCTATGGATCGCTTATTTAGAGGAGTTTAAAAAGAGGAACTTCGAAACTCTTCAGGATGTTTATTCGGAAATAGCCAAAAAATAA
- a CDS encoding NAD(P)H-dependent oxidoreductase: MKKSILIINGHPDPQSFCSALSEAYEQGAASKSAEVRTIDLSSLEFDPILKYGYRQRTELEDVLLNAQESIRWADHLVFIYPTWWGAMPAILKGFIDRVFLPGFAFKYRENSPLWDKLLKGKSAHIIVTSDTPSWYNRIIYHRAGYRVMKQNILQFCGITPVRITEITPVKQSTEQKRAAWLEKIKQLGIKLA, from the coding sequence ATGAAAAAAAGCATTCTCATTATTAATGGTCATCCTGATCCCCAAAGCTTTTGCTCTGCTTTATCAGAAGCGTACGAGCAGGGTGCGGCTTCTAAATCAGCAGAGGTCCGGACAATCGATTTAAGTAGCCTTGAGTTTGATCCTATTCTAAAGTATGGCTATCGTCAGAGAACTGAGCTTGAAGACGTGTTACTGAACGCCCAAGAATCTATCCGGTGGGCTGACCACCTTGTCTTTATTTATCCAACCTGGTGGGGAGCTATGCCTGCAATATTAAAAGGATTTATAGATCGTGTGTTTCTACCTGGCTTTGCTTTTAAGTATCGAGAGAACTCTCCACTTTGGGATAAGCTATTAAAAGGGAAGTCCGCCCATATTATTGTCACATCAGATACTCCAAGCTGGTATAATCGCATCATATACCATAGAGCAGGATATCGAGTCATGAAACAAAATATTCTTCAATTCTGTGGCATTACTCCCGTACGCATTACAGAAATTACACCTGTAAAGCAATCAACAGAGCAAAAAAGGGCTGCTTGGCTTGAGAAAATAAAGCAGCTTGGTATAAAGCTCGCTTAG
- a CDS encoding fumarylacetoacetate hydrolase family protein, whose product MNFVTFKATAQSDNVRWGVEKGEEILEIFDPISEYPDLLSFIRAGKPALELLNEKVKNGSITTRYEKSEVKVLAPYAPPKNIFCIGKNYADHVLEMAKDQAVALPKFPVIFTKPYTAIIGQGEEIQSYPELTQQLDYEGELVVIIGKEGKNISAAEAFDYVFGYSILNDVTARDLQQQHVQFFKGKSLDSFAPFGPRIVHRSAIENPHQLQIKTLVNGEVRQNGTTSDMIFSIPALIEVISRGMTLEPGDLIATGTPSGVGNGFNPPKFIKAGDTVSIEVSDIGTLENPVV is encoded by the coding sequence ATGAATTTTGTTACGTTTAAGGCTACAGCACAAAGTGATAACGTTCGCTGGGGAGTGGAAAAAGGAGAGGAGATCTTAGAAATTTTTGATCCTATAAGTGAGTATCCAGATTTACTATCCTTTATCAGGGCAGGAAAGCCAGCATTAGAGCTTCTTAATGAGAAAGTTAAAAATGGATCTATTACTACTCGTTATGAGAAGTCTGAGGTTAAAGTACTAGCACCGTATGCTCCTCCTAAAAATATCTTTTGTATTGGAAAGAATTATGCGGATCATGTGCTAGAGATGGCCAAGGATCAGGCGGTAGCACTACCGAAATTTCCTGTTATTTTTACTAAGCCTTATACGGCCATTATTGGTCAGGGGGAGGAGATTCAATCCTATCCTGAGCTGACTCAGCAGCTTGATTATGAAGGCGAGCTTGTAGTGATTATTGGCAAGGAAGGTAAGAATATTTCTGCTGCAGAGGCGTTTGATTATGTTTTTGGCTATTCTATATTAAATGATGTGACAGCTAGAGATTTACAGCAGCAGCATGTTCAATTCTTTAAAGGAAAATCATTAGATAGCTTTGCTCCGTTTGGACCTAGAATTGTTCATCGGTCAGCTATAGAAAACCCTCACCAATTACAAATTAAAACACTTGTAAATGGTGAGGTACGTCAAAATGGAACGACTTCAGACATGATTTTCTCAATACCAGCACTTATCGAGGTTATTTCTCGGGGAATGACGCTAGAGCCTGGTGATTTGATCGCCACAGGTACTCCAAGTGGTGTTGGAAACGGTTTTAATCCTCCAAAGTTCATTAAGGCTGGGGATACTGTTTCAATTGAAGTTAGTGACATCGGAACTCTAGAAAATCCAGTTGTCTAA
- a CDS encoding GyrI-like domain-containing protein has protein sequence MGEPMKKNVDKANRPEGYKPQSIPGALKLLQNKIEKRGTEAVMSAEVVTVESFKLLVLKANGSMEGSGLGKDIRRAWQELKNKLVNDSLAIDAEVGYVLYDQGHMQQPDGSLDAWVGVKVDSFDNAPAGVEQMVLPTRKYAKTSCQCKGREKMGERYQFLGKWIEQEGHQVDYNLGAFTLEPNYLNSINTFEIPADEVHEYDFDILYPIISL, from the coding sequence ATGGGTGAACCAATGAAGAAGAACGTAGATAAAGCCAACAGACCTGAGGGATACAAGCCTCAGAGTATTCCTGGAGCATTAAAGCTCCTTCAAAATAAAATAGAGAAAAGGGGAACAGAAGCCGTGATGAGTGCAGAGGTTGTGACAGTTGAATCCTTTAAGCTACTTGTCCTTAAGGCGAACGGGAGCATGGAAGGATCTGGTCTTGGGAAAGATATCCGTAGAGCGTGGCAGGAATTAAAAAACAAGCTTGTTAATGACTCATTAGCTATTGATGCAGAGGTAGGCTATGTGCTTTACGATCAAGGTCATATGCAGCAGCCGGATGGCTCCTTAGACGCTTGGGTAGGAGTTAAAGTAGATTCGTTTGACAATGCTCCAGCTGGAGTTGAGCAAATGGTCTTACCTACTAGAAAATATGCAAAAACAAGCTGTCAATGTAAAGGTAGAGAGAAGATGGGAGAGCGGTATCAGTTTTTAGGAAAATGGATAGAGCAGGAAGGTCATCAGGTTGATTATAACCTTGGTGCTTTTACTCTGGAGCCAAATTACCTCAATAGTATTAATACGTTTGAGATACCTGCAGATGAGGTACACGAGTATGATTTTGATATTTTGTATCCAATCATTTCTTTGTAA
- a CDS encoding TIGR01212 family radical SAM protein (This family includes YhcC from E. coli K-12, an uncharacterized radical SAM protein.), giving the protein MNSNRKHNEGDTHNTPPLLWGDKRYHTWNYHLRSKFGKKVFKVPLDAGFTCPNRDGSIAAGGCTFCSARGSGDFAGSRRDDLTTQFNEIKERMHKKWPLAEYMGYFQAYTNTYAPVEELRELYEVILEQEGNIGLAIATRPDCLPDEVIEYLAELNERTYLWVELGLQTVHDSTGNLINRAHDYQCYVDGVAKLRKHNINVCSHIIYGLPGETHEMMLETAKEVSKLDVQGLKIHLLHLMRKTPMVKQYEQGLLSFLEKDEYVDLVVRTLEMMPPELIIQRVTGDAPADLLIGPMWSSKKWDVLNSIDRQLREQNTWQGKLWNESIRQEPKKVRQK; this is encoded by the coding sequence ATAAATTCTAACAGAAAACACAATGAAGGGGATACCCATAACACCCCTCCTCTCTTGTGGGGAGATAAAAGATACCATACGTGGAATTATCATCTACGCTCGAAATTTGGCAAGAAAGTATTTAAAGTCCCTCTAGACGCCGGCTTTACCTGCCCTAATCGCGATGGAAGTATTGCAGCAGGCGGCTGTACGTTTTGCAGTGCCAGAGGCTCAGGAGATTTTGCTGGAAGTCGGCGTGATGATCTTACTACTCAATTTAATGAGATTAAGGAACGCATGCATAAAAAGTGGCCACTGGCTGAATATATGGGATACTTCCAGGCCTATACGAATACGTATGCCCCTGTAGAGGAGCTGCGAGAGTTATACGAGGTTATATTAGAGCAAGAAGGCAACATCGGACTTGCCATTGCTACTAGACCAGATTGCCTTCCTGATGAAGTCATTGAGTATCTAGCTGAATTAAACGAAAGAACGTACCTCTGGGTAGAATTGGGGCTTCAAACTGTACATGACTCAACGGGTAATCTTATTAATCGTGCCCACGATTATCAGTGCTATGTTGACGGTGTAGCCAAGCTTCGCAAGCATAATATTAATGTTTGTAGCCATATTATTTACGGCCTGCCAGGTGAAACACATGAGATGATGCTAGAAACAGCTAAAGAAGTCTCCAAGCTAGACGTTCAAGGTCTAAAAATTCACCTTCTTCATCTTATGCGAAAAACACCTATGGTTAAGCAATATGAGCAGGGGCTGCTATCCTTTTTAGAAAAGGATGAGTATGTTGATTTAGTTGTTCGAACGTTAGAAATGATGCCACCTGAACTGATTATTCAGCGAGTTACAGGTGATGCTCCAGCGGATCTATTAATTGGACCTATGTGGAGCAGCAAGAAATGGGACGTGCTTAATTCCATAGATCGTCAGTTACGTGAACAGAATACGTGGCAAGGAAAGCTATGGAATGAAAGCATTAGACAAGAACCTAAAAAAGTGAGGCAAAAATGA
- a CDS encoding RNHCP domain-containing protein, producing the protein MSKKAENNGFMCEHCGAVILPLTNGSYRNHCPECLYSKHMDEDPGDRQSTCKGLMKPIDLIIHSKKGYQIIHQCLQCGAIRRNKIAQDTVQSDNVYLLMN; encoded by the coding sequence TTGAGTAAAAAAGCAGAAAATAATGGATTTATGTGTGAACATTGTGGTGCGGTCATTTTACCCTTAACAAATGGGAGTTATCGTAACCACTGTCCAGAGTGCTTATATTCTAAACATATGGATGAAGATCCTGGTGATAGACAAAGCACCTGTAAAGGTTTAATGAAACCGATTGATCTGATTATTCATTCGAAAAAAGGGTACCAGATTATTCATCAGTGCCTTCAATGTGGTGCTATTCGCCGAAATAAAATTGCCCAAGATACAGTTCAAAGTGATAATGTTTACTTGTTAATGAATTAA